A part of Larkinella insperata genomic DNA contains:
- a CDS encoding DEAD/DEAH box helicase, translating into MIFEDLNLNKPLLNALADGGYTTPTPIQQKVFSVVMSGKDVCGIAQTGTGKTFAYLLPSLRQFQFSKDRSPQLLIIVPTRELVVQVVEAVQQLSKYLSLTVVGLYGGVNIKPQIAEVEKGMDVLVSTPGRLIDLSIKGLLKTKSVKRLVIDEVDEMLNLGFRTQLETILDLLPAKRQNLLFSATLTEEVETLIQTYFNNPARVEAAPVGTPLENIQQSAYEVPNFYTKVNLLEALLFRDDEMNRVLVFVATKELANHLYDELIKEFPDRVGVIHSNKEQNYRFNAVRQFQDGTYRILIATDIIARGLDIAEVSHVVNFDLPETPENYIHRIGRTGRADKNGIAIAFVTESQKERQAAIEALMNYEIPMLALPKGLEISDELIDEEKPRVTMKNAVEKIHRSETFGGAFHEKAEKNKKVNVRRDHAKEMMKKYGKPIKKTRKNN; encoded by the coding sequence ATGATATTTGAGGACTTAAATTTAAATAAACCGCTCCTGAACGCCCTGGCGGATGGAGGCTATACCACCCCCACGCCCATTCAGCAGAAGGTGTTTTCGGTGGTGATGTCGGGCAAGGATGTGTGCGGTATTGCCCAAACCGGAACGGGGAAAACGTTTGCGTACCTGTTACCGAGTCTGCGGCAATTCCAGTTTTCGAAGGATCGTTCTCCGCAACTGCTGATCATCGTGCCAACGCGCGAGCTGGTGGTGCAGGTGGTGGAAGCGGTGCAGCAGTTGAGCAAATACCTGAGTCTGACGGTCGTGGGGCTGTACGGCGGGGTGAATATCAAACCGCAGATTGCCGAAGTGGAAAAAGGCATGGACGTGCTGGTGTCGACGCCCGGCCGGTTGATTGACCTGTCGATCAAGGGATTGCTGAAAACGAAAAGCGTCAAGCGGCTGGTGATCGATGAGGTGGATGAAATGCTGAACCTTGGATTCCGGACGCAGCTCGAAACCATTCTGGATTTGTTGCCGGCCAAGCGCCAGAACCTGCTGTTTTCGGCCACGCTGACCGAGGAGGTGGAAACACTGATCCAGACGTATTTCAACAACCCGGCCCGGGTGGAAGCCGCGCCGGTCGGAACGCCCCTGGAAAACATTCAGCAGTCGGCCTACGAAGTGCCGAATTTTTACACGAAAGTCAACCTGCTGGAGGCTCTGCTGTTCCGCGATGACGAGATGAACCGGGTGCTGGTATTTGTGGCCACGAAAGAACTGGCCAATCACCTCTACGACGAACTGATCAAGGAGTTTCCGGACCGGGTCGGTGTGATTCACTCCAACAAAGAACAGAATTACCGGTTCAACGCCGTCCGGCAGTTTCAGGACGGCACGTACCGGATTCTGATCGCGACCGACATCATTGCCCGCGGGCTGGACATCGCCGAGGTATCGCACGTGGTCAATTTCGATCTGCCCGAAACGCCGGAAAACTACATCCACCGGATTGGCCGTACGGGTCGGGCCGACAAAAACGGGATTGCCATCGCGTTTGTGACCGAATCGCAGAAAGAGCGGCAGGCGGCCATAGAAGCCCTGATGAATTACGAAATTCCGATGCTGGCGTTGCCGAAAGGGCTTGAAATTTCGGACGAGCTGATCGACGAGGAGAAGCCGCGGGTTACCATGAAAAACGCCGTCGAGAAGATCCACAGAAGTGAGACGTTTGGCGGGGCTTTTCACGAAAAAGCCGAGAAAAACAAGAAGGTGAACGTCCGCCGGGACCACGCCAAGGAAATGATGAAAAAATACGGTAAGCCGATCAAAAAAACGCGGAAGAACAACTGA
- a CDS encoding DUF6526 family protein, with protein MKTQNYENHVRYYPPHHFVFYPVVLLLLGVSIYFTLNDKEHSALWLFLALLVAVVTGLALMLRQHYALNNQNRLVRLEMRFRYYVLTHQRLELLEDRLSFGQLAALRFASDAELPGLVQRALAENLNPDQIKKSITHWQPDHMRV; from the coding sequence ATGAAAACGCAAAATTACGAAAACCACGTTCGATATTACCCTCCCCATCATTTTGTATTTTATCCGGTTGTGCTGCTTTTGCTCGGCGTCAGTATCTATTTCACCCTGAACGACAAAGAGCATTCGGCGCTGTGGCTCTTTCTTGCACTTTTGGTGGCGGTCGTCACCGGACTGGCGCTGATGCTCCGACAACACTACGCCCTCAACAACCAGAACCGCCTTGTGCGGCTGGAAATGCGGTTTCGGTATTACGTCCTGACGCACCAACGGCTTGAACTTTTGGAAGACCGGCTTTCCTTCGGCCAGCTTGCCGCCCTCCGGTTTGCCTCCGATGCCGAACTGCCGGGTTTGGTGCAGCGCGCGCTGGCCGAGAATTTAAATCCGGACCAAATCAAGAAATCAATTACCCACTGGCAACCGGACCACATGCGGGTGTAA
- a CDS encoding Gfo/Idh/MocA family protein gives MNENPFTVSRRKFLLAAAATALAPPLALKASKRKLGPGDKLNHACIGVGGMGGVDLQNFAKHPNVNIVALCDVDEIRLKRAAEAFPQARTYTDWRELLEKENTNIDSVNVTVPDHNHFAIAMQAIRAGKHVYCQKPMCHDVVEVRVLTEAAVKAGVVTQLGTQIASGQGDRTAVQWIREGAIGKVKHAYLCSNRPGAVKDYRLVGPRPAEGQDPPSTLNWDLWIGTAPQRPFAPDIYHPAKWRAWQDFGTGWSGDIGCHIFDAVWKGLGLKAPKTVIAEVQKSWEESPERRGDTWPQGDHITWEFPGTKRTTRTLTLEWFDGEFYPPEEIRALYPGPEYPAESAMLVGTKGALLIPHGGMPVLLPGDQFKEYKAPELEERNHYHHFVDACLGGPKTESHFAQSGPMTEAIILGTVAIRVPGKRLEWDAANLKIPNHPEAEKYLSRIYRDGWQIAGR, from the coding sequence ATGAACGAAAATCCCTTTACCGTCTCCCGGCGGAAGTTTCTGCTGGCGGCTGCCGCAACCGCCCTGGCTCCACCCCTGGCCCTGAAGGCGTCAAAGCGAAAACTCGGCCCCGGCGACAAACTCAACCATGCCTGCATCGGCGTAGGCGGCATGGGCGGGGTTGATTTGCAGAATTTTGCCAAGCACCCCAACGTCAACATCGTGGCCCTGTGCGACGTGGACGAAATCCGGCTGAAAAGAGCCGCCGAAGCGTTTCCGCAGGCCCGTACCTACACCGACTGGCGGGAACTGCTCGAAAAAGAAAACACCAACATCGACTCGGTCAACGTGACGGTGCCGGACCATAACCACTTCGCCATCGCCATGCAGGCCATCCGGGCGGGCAAGCACGTCTATTGCCAGAAACCGATGTGCCACGACGTGGTGGAAGTCCGGGTGCTGACCGAAGCCGCCGTCAAAGCGGGCGTTGTTACCCAACTCGGTACACAGATCGCTTCGGGCCAAGGCGACCGCACGGCCGTGCAGTGGATCAGAGAAGGCGCCATTGGGAAAGTAAAGCACGCGTACCTCTGCTCCAACCGGCCGGGGGCGGTCAAGGATTACCGGCTCGTTGGCCCGCGACCCGCCGAAGGCCAGGATCCGCCTTCTACGCTGAACTGGGACCTGTGGATCGGCACGGCCCCCCAGCGTCCGTTCGCGCCGGACATCTACCACCCCGCCAAATGGCGGGCCTGGCAGGATTTCGGAACCGGCTGGTCGGGCGACATTGGCTGCCACATTTTTGATGCCGTCTGGAAGGGGCTGGGTCTGAAAGCGCCCAAAACCGTTATCGCCGAGGTGCAGAAATCCTGGGAGGAATCCCCCGAGCGCCGGGGCGACACCTGGCCGCAGGGCGACCACATTACCTGGGAATTTCCGGGAACAAAACGAACCACCCGGACACTGACGCTGGAATGGTTCGACGGGGAATTTTATCCGCCCGAAGAAATCCGCGCGCTGTATCCGGGACCGGAATACCCCGCCGAATCGGCCATGCTGGTTGGAACGAAAGGGGCGCTGCTGATTCCGCACGGCGGGATGCCCGTGTTGCTGCCGGGCGACCAATTCAAGGAATACAAAGCGCCGGAGCTGGAAGAACGCAATCACTACCACCATTTTGTGGATGCTTGTTTAGGCGGCCCCAAAACCGAGTCGCATTTTGCGCAGTCCGGCCCCATGACCGAAGCCATTATTCTGGGTACGGTAGCCATCCGGGTGCCGGGTAAACGGCTGGAGTGGGATGCCGCCAACTTAAAAATTCCGAATCATCCCGAAGCCGAAAAATACCTCAGCCGCATCTACCGCGACGGCTGGCAGATTGCCGGACGGTAA
- a CDS encoding alpha-amylase family protein, with product MLFFHTGFAQKTASPVTTAKWPNNLPWWKPNNLRVIQTNLPAYEAATLNPDSLLQDLLDCSANTLLINAGGIMAFYPTQLDFQYTNPYMKPNTLAEVIRKCHQHGIRVIVRFDFSRVHESIFKAHPDWCYISPKGERIINTDMYVVSINAPYVQDRAFKIIGEVIDQFPVDGIFLNMPGYQVNNPYEGKYHGIDQNEYDKKAFAAYSNGLALPTAENKADPVFQKYLAFKKATVEDWSKRLHELVKSKNSQIAICTYMDKYVDIIRHESQSNTSLPYWPYTASDNVGNAVNSFPDHVISNASIQQISFQSRYNAVEPEEVGIRLYENIANGSGLDISLMGDLRGYEDERNFGVVKKIYAHHKKYEPYFGKYKSVAKVAVVAPGAWPSGEPMQEYRGIQLMLKEAHIPFDIIEDAQLANQAEKVKSYQLLILPEITYLSADAIRTLKEASQQGTNLIATNRTLFDSPETLLELFGAKIVNKDHDGAGFYLNPDQKTVFKRFQKQKMLFWKFNLGLYDLKGADQTFLPVLAKGRPGPPEIIGGHDPTGYFAMGVKNHPKSKAVILPVNLGRLYYMHGYEQHKNILLDAIDSVFPEATHLVTTNAPERVEVILQEYTRNVPANLTKKTTDGQILHLVNLTGFSGNTYFEPLPVYDLTFRVKSAFKPSKVFSMVTEKPIPFTWKDGFVEFKLGKLGAFEGLVMDK from the coding sequence TGGCCCAACAACCTTCCGTGGTGGAAACCGAATAACCTGCGCGTTATCCAGACCAACCTTCCTGCCTACGAGGCCGCCACGCTAAACCCGGATTCGCTGCTGCAAGACCTGCTGGACTGCTCGGCCAACACCCTGCTGATCAACGCGGGCGGCATCATGGCCTTCTACCCGACTCAGCTTGATTTTCAGTACACCAACCCGTACATGAAACCCAACACGCTGGCCGAGGTCATCCGGAAATGCCACCAGCACGGCATTCGGGTCATCGTCCGGTTTGACTTTAGCCGGGTACACGAAAGCATTTTCAAAGCCCACCCCGACTGGTGTTACATTTCCCCCAAAGGTGAGCGCATCATCAACACCGATATGTATGTGGTGTCCATCAACGCGCCTTACGTGCAGGACCGGGCGTTTAAGATTATCGGGGAGGTGATCGACCAATTTCCGGTCGACGGAATTTTCCTGAACATGCCCGGCTACCAGGTCAACAATCCTTACGAGGGGAAATACCACGGAATCGACCAGAACGAGTACGACAAAAAAGCCTTCGCGGCTTACAGCAACGGCCTGGCGCTGCCGACCGCCGAAAACAAAGCCGATCCGGTGTTTCAGAAGTACTTGGCCTTCAAGAAAGCAACCGTGGAAGACTGGTCGAAACGGCTGCACGAACTCGTAAAATCCAAAAACAGTCAGATCGCCATCTGCACCTACATGGACAAATACGTGGACATTATCCGGCACGAGTCGCAGTCGAACACCAGCCTTCCCTACTGGCCGTATACGGCATCCGACAACGTGGGAAATGCCGTCAACTCTTTTCCCGACCACGTCATCAGCAACGCCAGCATCCAGCAGATTTCGTTCCAGTCGCGCTACAACGCCGTGGAACCGGAGGAAGTCGGCATTCGGCTGTACGAGAATATCGCCAACGGTTCGGGTCTGGATATCAGCCTGATGGGCGATCTGCGCGGCTACGAAGACGAGCGCAACTTTGGGGTGGTAAAAAAGATCTACGCCCACCACAAAAAGTATGAACCGTATTTTGGCAAGTATAAATCGGTTGCCAAAGTTGCCGTCGTGGCGCCGGGGGCCTGGCCCAGTGGCGAACCCATGCAGGAATACCGCGGCATTCAACTCATGCTGAAAGAAGCGCACATTCCGTTCGACATCATCGAAGACGCCCAACTGGCCAACCAGGCCGAAAAAGTTAAATCGTACCAACTCCTGATTCTGCCGGAAATCACCTACCTGAGCGCCGACGCCATCCGGACGCTGAAAGAAGCGAGTCAGCAGGGCACCAACCTGATTGCCACCAACCGCACGCTGTTCGACAGCCCCGAAACCTTGCTGGAACTATTTGGTGCCAAAATCGTCAACAAAGATCATGACGGCGCCGGTTTTTACCTGAATCCGGATCAGAAAACCGTTTTTAAACGGTTTCAAAAGCAGAAAATGCTGTTCTGGAAATTCAATCTGGGCCTGTACGACCTGAAGGGCGCCGACCAGACGTTTTTGCCCGTTCTGGCGAAGGGCCGTCCGGGTCCGCCCGAAATCATCGGTGGTCACGATCCAACGGGCTATTTCGCGATGGGCGTTAAAAACCACCCGAAGAGCAAAGCCGTCATCCTGCCGGTCAACCTGGGTCGGCTGTACTACATGCACGGCTACGAACAGCACAAAAACATTCTGCTGGATGCCATCGATTCCGTTTTTCCGGAAGCGACCCACCTGGTAACCACCAATGCCCCGGAGCGCGTTGAAGTGATTTTGCAGGAATACACCCGGAACGTTCCGGCCAACCTGACCAAGAAAACCACCGACGGCCAGATTCTGCACCTGGTCAACCTGACGGGTTTCAGCGGGAACACCTACTTCGAACCGCTGCCGGTGTACGACCTGACCTTCCGCGTCAAATCCGCCTTCAAACCGTCAAAAGTCTTTTCAATGGTAACCGAAAAACCGATCCCGTTTACCTGGAAAGACGGTTTTGTGGAGTTTAAGCTCGGAAAACTGGGTGCGTTTGAGGGCCTGGTAATGGACAAATAA
- a CDS encoding lipocalin family protein: MKSLLHTLAGTWFICSTNFPMWLKGDKTHPTFTYTVVQKDNDIVLLDEVRYLKNGSSKTLIGYDYPDKTDPMGFVWRGKGFLRIAKSNWKVALLDPAGQWAVIWFSKTLFTPEGVDIISRTAKLSPETLRYIHALMEKDPLLKKQLPTLKAL; the protein is encoded by the coding sequence ATGAAATCCCTCCTTCACACCCTGGCCGGTACCTGGTTTATCTGTTCCACCAACTTTCCCATGTGGCTGAAGGGCGACAAAACGCACCCGACCTTTACCTACACGGTTGTTCAGAAAGACAACGACATCGTTTTGCTGGATGAAGTCCGCTACCTGAAAAACGGCAGCTCCAAAACCCTCATCGGCTACGATTATCCCGACAAAACCGACCCGATGGGATTTGTCTGGCGCGGGAAAGGATTTTTGAGGATCGCCAAAAGCAACTGGAAAGTGGCCCTGCTGGACCCGGCCGGTCAGTGGGCGGTAATCTGGTTCTCCAAAACCCTGTTTACCCCGGAGGGCGTCGACATCATCAGCCGTACGGCCAAGTTATCTCCCGAAACGCTCCGCTACATCCATGCGCTGATGGAAAAAGACCCTCTGTTGAAGAAACAGCTACCCACCCTGAAAGCGCTTTGA
- a CDS encoding DinB family protein has translation MSPIETLLKEMDQEAQTTRKMLSRVPDDQFDWQPHPKSMTVRSLATHIAELPSWVTLTLTTDELDFATSPYQPVQINDTNQLLDYFERSLADGKTHLEKATEEQLEGRWVLRDGNAIFSDTSKGEMIRISYSQIVHHRAQLGVYLRLLNIPIPGSYGPSADEQ, from the coding sequence ATGTCACCGATCGAAACGCTTTTGAAGGAAATGGATCAGGAAGCTCAAACCACCCGGAAGATGCTGAGCCGCGTTCCGGACGACCAATTCGACTGGCAGCCCCACCCCAAAAGCATGACCGTCCGCTCGCTGGCAACGCACATTGCCGAACTGCCCTCGTGGGTCACGCTGACCCTGACCACCGACGAGCTGGACTTTGCTACCTCGCCGTACCAACCCGTCCAGATCAACGATACCAACCAATTGCTGGATTACTTTGAACGTTCGCTGGCCGACGGGAAAACGCATCTTGAAAAAGCCACGGAAGAGCAACTGGAAGGGCGCTGGGTGCTTCGCGACGGCAATGCCATTTTCAGCGATACCTCGAAGGGAGAAATGATCCGGATTTCGTACAGCCAGATTGTCCACCACCGCGCCCAGCTTGGCGTTTACCTCCGCCTGCTGAACATCCCCATTCCGGGCAGTTACGGCCCCAGTGCTGATGAACAATAA
- a CDS encoding outer membrane beta-barrel family protein: MNPTFTTFSGRLLLTAQRYFLCLLLAGLLYGLTLPSAQAQESKLKVKGKALDAQSNAPLIYASIRLFKQTDSSFVAGAITTETGDFSVDAAAGNYYAVLEFIGYKSLKKPGIRLSRENSPLDLGTIKLAASASTLAEVVVQGEKSTMEFSLDKRIFNVGKDLANAGGTAVDILSNVPSVAVDVEGNVSLRGSSSVRILIDGKPSGLVSFKGGSGLQQLQGSMIERIEVITNPSARYEAEGMGGVINIVLKKERKEGFNGSFDVILGNPANYGLAANVNYRRKNLNFFVNYTASYRNTPGRSSQYQEVYRNDSTFLTQQNSTSKLKGQNNNARAGIDYFFNDKNVLTGSYTWRISKGKRFTDIRYLDFLNSLSNPLSTTYRTQDETETEPNSEYALTYKRSFKRQGHELTADVRFLDNWEKSDQYFSQRTVLPSGQPSSIPNSLQRSVNDETEKQLLVQIDYIQPFAKDGKFEAGLRSSFRDMTNDYWVREQTPEGGWVPLPGLTNDFLYEENINALYGIIGNKTRKLSYQAGLRAEWTDVTTTLRQTNDVNPRSYANLFPSVHVTYDLPRQNALQVSYSRRVRRPTYNDLSPFSTFSDNRNFWSGNPDLNPEFTDAFEVGHIKYFPKGSIGSSLYYRYTTGKIVRIRRVDANGFANTRPENLATEDSYGAEFTTSYSFFKWWKLDGSVNFFRAIINGDNLDTDFQSDTYSWFVRANNRVTVWKNTDLQFRGNYEAPQLTPQGRRKAIATLDFAASKDIMKGNATLTLNVLDVFNSRRFRSITEGGNFYTENNSQGRLRQVNLTFNYRLRQAKKKTKDVGEGDY, encoded by the coding sequence ATGAACCCAACCTTTACGACCTTTTCGGGCCGGTTGCTGCTGACTGCCCAACGGTATTTTCTTTGCCTGCTGCTCGCCGGACTGCTATACGGTCTTACCCTGCCCTCCGCCCAGGCGCAGGAAAGTAAGCTGAAAGTGAAAGGCAAAGCCCTCGATGCGCAGTCCAACGCGCCCCTTATTTACGCCAGCATTCGGCTTTTCAAACAAACCGACAGCTCGTTTGTGGCGGGGGCTATCACCACAGAAACCGGTGATTTTTCGGTTGATGCCGCAGCCGGAAATTACTACGCCGTGCTGGAATTCATCGGGTATAAATCGCTGAAGAAGCCCGGCATCCGCCTGAGCCGCGAAAATTCCCCGCTTGACCTAGGCACCATCAAACTCGCGGCTTCGGCCAGCACGCTGGCCGAGGTGGTGGTGCAGGGCGAAAAAAGCACGATGGAATTTTCGCTGGACAAACGCATTTTCAACGTCGGCAAAGACCTCGCCAACGCGGGCGGAACCGCCGTGGATATTCTGAGCAACGTGCCGTCGGTGGCTGTGGACGTAGAGGGCAACGTCAGCCTGCGGGGCAGCAGCAGCGTCCGGATTCTGATCGACGGAAAGCCGTCGGGGCTGGTCAGCTTCAAGGGCGGCAGCGGGTTGCAGCAGTTGCAGGGCAGCATGATCGAACGCATTGAGGTCATTACCAACCCGTCGGCCCGCTACGAAGCGGAAGGCATGGGTGGAGTGATCAACATCGTTCTGAAAAAAGAGCGGAAAGAAGGTTTTAACGGTTCGTTTGACGTGATTCTGGGCAATCCGGCCAATTACGGGCTGGCGGCCAACGTCAACTACCGGCGCAAAAACCTGAATTTCTTCGTCAACTACACGGCTTCGTACCGCAACACGCCGGGCCGGAGTTCGCAGTATCAGGAAGTGTACCGCAACGACTCGACGTTTCTGACGCAGCAAAATTCGACGAGCAAACTGAAAGGCCAGAACAACAACGCCCGCGCCGGAATTGACTATTTTTTCAACGACAAAAATGTCCTGACGGGTTCGTACACCTGGCGCATCAGCAAGGGAAAACGGTTTACGGATATTCGTTACCTGGATTTTCTAAATAGCCTAAGCAATCCGCTGAGTACCACCTACCGCACGCAGGATGAAACCGAAACCGAACCGAACTCAGAATATGCCCTCACTTACAAACGGTCGTTTAAACGCCAGGGCCACGAACTAACCGCCGACGTGCGGTTTCTGGACAACTGGGAAAAATCCGACCAGTATTTCAGCCAGCGGACGGTGTTGCCCAGCGGCCAGCCTTCTTCCATCCCGAACAGCCTGCAACGGTCGGTCAACGACGAAACCGAAAAGCAGCTTCTGGTACAGATCGACTACATTCAGCCTTTTGCCAAAGACGGAAAATTCGAAGCCGGTTTGCGAAGCAGCTTCCGGGACATGACCAACGACTACTGGGTTCGTGAGCAAACGCCGGAAGGCGGCTGGGTTCCGCTGCCGGGCCTGACCAACGACTTTCTCTACGAAGAAAACATCAACGCCCTGTACGGTATTATTGGCAACAAAACCCGTAAATTATCGTACCAGGCCGGTTTACGGGCCGAGTGGACGGACGTAACCACCACGCTCCGGCAAACCAACGACGTTAATCCGCGCAGCTACGCCAACCTGTTCCCGAGCGTCCACGTCACCTACGACCTGCCGCGCCAGAACGCCCTGCAGGTGAGCTACAGCCGCCGGGTCCGCCGGCCCACGTACAACGACCTAAGCCCGTTTTCGACTTTTAGTGACAACCGGAACTTCTGGAGCGGCAACCCCGACCTGAACCCCGAATTTACGGACGCTTTCGAGGTTGGTCACATCAAGTACTTTCCGAAAGGCTCCATTGGTTCGTCGCTGTATTACCGGTATACCACCGGCAAAATCGTGCGGATTCGTCGGGTCGACGCCAACGGTTTTGCCAACACGCGCCCCGAAAACCTGGCTACAGAAGATTCTTACGGAGCCGAATTCACAACTTCCTATTCCTTTTTCAAGTGGTGGAAATTGGATGGCAGCGTCAACTTTTTCCGGGCCATCATCAACGGCGACAATCTCGACACCGACTTCCAGAGCGATACGTATAGCTGGTTTGTGCGGGCCAACAACCGGGTAACCGTCTGGAAAAACACCGATTTGCAGTTCCGGGGTAATTACGAAGCGCCCCAGCTAACCCCCCAGGGCCGTCGCAAAGCCATTGCCACCCTGGATTTTGCCGCCAGCAAAGACATTATGAAGGGCAACGCCACGCTGACACTCAACGTGCTCGACGTGTTCAACTCGCGCCGGTTCCGCTCGATCACCGAAGGCGGCAATTTTTACACTGAAAACAACTCGCAGGGCCGACTCCGGCAAGTGAACCTGACGTTCAATTACCGTCTGCGGCAGGCCAAGAAGAAAACCAAAGACGTGGGCGAAGGCGATTATTAG
- a CDS encoding DEAD/DEAH box helicase produces the protein MSFSSLNLAEPLLKAIEAQQYINPYPIQQEAIPVILKGHDVLGIAKTGSGKTASFVLPILDRLQRRKTTINRSVKALVLAPTRELAVQVAEVFQALGTYLPRKIKTLAVYGGVSINPQMIGVRDAEVVVATPGRLLDLVASNALHLWDVEVLVLDEADKMLELGFADEMNQIFEMLPKKRQTLLFSATLKDSIQEIRDHVLHNPIKIEIAEEPQNLDQIKQVAYRIDPERKGPLLRYLIKEKKMKQVLVFVSSTRTADNVVGKLRKNGIQAEAIHGDKSQGARTETLRKFKAGSLPVMVATDLISRGIDIQLLPYVVNFELPRSPKDYVHRIGRTGRAEAEGEAISLITPDDEHHFKIIQKKMGKRVEMIDTEDLSLTGY, from the coding sequence ATGTCTTTTTCTTCTCTGAATTTAGCCGAACCCCTGCTGAAAGCCATTGAGGCCCAGCAGTACATCAACCCGTACCCGATTCAGCAGGAAGCCATTCCGGTGATTCTGAAAGGCCACGATGTGCTGGGAATCGCCAAAACCGGATCAGGCAAAACCGCCAGCTTCGTCCTGCCGATTCTGGACCGGTTGCAGCGCCGGAAAACCACGATTAACCGGAGTGTCAAAGCCCTGGTGCTGGCGCCGACCCGCGAACTGGCCGTTCAGGTCGCCGAAGTTTTTCAGGCGTTGGGAACGTACCTGCCCCGAAAAATAAAAACGCTGGCCGTTTACGGCGGGGTGTCGATCAACCCGCAGATGATTGGCGTGCGCGATGCCGAAGTGGTGGTGGCTACGCCGGGGCGTTTGCTGGACCTAGTGGCTTCCAACGCCCTGCATCTGTGGGATGTGGAAGTGCTGGTGCTCGACGAAGCGGATAAAATGCTGGAACTGGGCTTTGCCGACGAGATGAACCAGATTTTCGAAATGCTGCCCAAAAAACGGCAGACGCTGCTCTTTTCGGCCACGCTGAAAGATTCCATTCAGGAAATTCGGGATCATGTTCTGCACAATCCGATCAAGATTGAAATCGCCGAGGAACCGCAAAACCTGGATCAGATCAAGCAGGTCGCTTACCGCATCGACCCCGAACGCAAAGGGCCGTTGCTGCGGTATCTGATCAAGGAAAAGAAAATGAAGCAGGTGCTGGTGTTTGTTTCGTCTACCCGGACGGCGGACAATGTGGTGGGGAAACTCCGCAAGAACGGGATCCAGGCCGAGGCCATCCACGGCGATAAAAGCCAGGGCGCCCGCACCGAAACGCTGCGGAAGTTCAAAGCCGGATCGCTGCCGGTAATGGTCGCAACGGACCTGATCTCAAGGGGGATCGACATCCAGTTGCTGCCCTACGTGGTCAATTTCGAACTGCCGCGTTCGCCCAAAGATTACGTACACCGGATTGGCCGCACGGGCCGCGCCGAAGCCGAAGGCGAAGCCATTTCCCTGATTACGCCCGACGACGAACACCATTTTAAAATCATCCAGAAAAAAATGGGCAAACGGGTGGAGATGATCGATACCGAAGACCTGAGCCTAACGGGATATTGA
- a CDS encoding 3-keto-disaccharide hydrolase produces MKRSTPAFPLLFHVLLLALFTLGGIPTVSAQVGVGTKAPKGAEVLFDGSRQMLDSKWTYWEGPRFAATLPIKWTIEKDPAGRGTVLNSNDPSAAGGKYGTADIVTKQAFRDFRLHVEFYITKPGGNSGVYLQNRYEIQVLDGDTTSHGMAAVINETPSPYHAYNGVGQWNSYDIVFRAARFENGKRTEKAMLTMYFNGKKVHTNQPINQVWGGANSGIDGGNDGGKGITDTPGGLKLQAEGHDVLYRNIWIKELDLKKPETNF; encoded by the coding sequence ATGAAACGTTCGACCCCTGCTTTTCCTCTGCTTTTCCATGTTTTATTGCTGGCGCTCTTTACGCTGGGCGGCATTCCGACGGTGAGTGCGCAGGTAGGGGTAGGCACAAAAGCGCCGAAAGGGGCCGAGGTGCTGTTTGACGGATCGCGGCAGATGCTCGACTCGAAGTGGACCTACTGGGAAGGGCCGCGCTTTGCGGCTACGCTGCCCATCAAATGGACGATTGAAAAGGATCCGGCGGGCCGTGGAACGGTTCTGAACAGCAACGACCCATCGGCAGCCGGTGGTAAATACGGCACCGCCGACATTGTGACCAAGCAAGCGTTCCGGGACTTCCGGCTGCACGTCGAATTTTACATTACCAAACCGGGCGGCAACAGCGGTGTTTACCTGCAAAATCGCTACGAAATTCAGGTGCTCGACGGTGATACCACTTCGCACGGTATGGCAGCGGTGATCAACGAAACGCCTTCGCCGTACCATGCCTACAACGGTGTTGGTCAGTGGAATTCGTACGACATCGTGTTTCGGGCGGCCCGATTCGAGAATGGCAAGCGCACCGAGAAAGCCATGCTGACGATGTACTTCAACGGCAAAAAAGTTCATACCAATCAGCCGATCAACCAGGTTTGGGGCGGGGCCAATTCCGGCATCGACGGGGGAAACGACGGTGGCAAGGGCATTACGGACACACCGGGAGGACTGAAACTCCAGGCTGAAGGGCACGATGTTCTGTACCGCAATATCTGGATCAAAGAACTGGACCTGAAAAAACCGGAAACGAACTTTTGA